In Rattus norvegicus strain BN/NHsdMcwi chromosome 3, GRCr8, whole genome shotgun sequence, a genomic segment contains:
- the Or5d20 gene encoding olfactory receptor Olr609 — translation MMLDLGNESTVTMFILLGFSEYPHLHAPLFLLFFMIYAVTLFGNMGIIVARKINPKLHTPMYFFLSHLSFLDICYSTVFTPKLLEILIVENKTISFKGCMTQFFFICAFVITEMFMLAVMAYDRFVAVCNPLLYTVSMSPKLCAFLVAGTYMWGILCSMTITYSLLQLSYCGPNIINHFGCEYSAILSLSCSDPTFSQVICLIISIFNETCSLLIILASYAFIVVTIIKMPSKGGLQKAFSTCSSHLTAISIFHGIILLLYCVPNSKNSWLVVKVATVLFTVMIPMLNPLIYSLRNKDVKGTISRLMRLKLQAHTT, via the coding sequence ATGATGCTTGATTTGGGAAATGAGAGTACTGTGACCATGTTCATCCTTTTAGGTTTTTCAGAATATCCACATCTACATGcacctctttttctcctcttttttatGATCTATGCAGTTACTTTATTCGGTAACATGGGCATAATCGTGGCCAGAAAGATCAATCCCAAGCTCCAcacaccaatgtatttttttctcagtcATCTTTCGTTTTTGGATATTTGTTATTCCACTGTATTTACACCTAAACTGCTAGAAATCTTGATTGTGGAGAACAAGACAATCTCTTTCAAAGGTTGCatgacacaatttttttttatttgtgcatTTGTGATTACGGAGATGTTCATGTTAGCAGTGATGGCCTATGACAGGTTTGTGGCTGTATGTAACCCCTTACTCTACACAGTTTCAATGTCTCCTAAGCTGTGTGCTTTCCTTGTAGCTGGAACATATATGTGGGGTATACTCTGTTCCATGACTATTACATACTCTCTTTTGCAACTATCTTACTGTGGCCCAAACATAATCAACCACTTTGGTTGTGAGTACTCTGCCattctttctttgtcctgttCCGACCCCACCTTCAGCCAAGTGATATGCTTAATCATTTCTATATTCAATGAGACTTGCAGCTTGCTCATCATCCTGGCCTCTTATGCCTTCATAGTTGTCACAATCATCAAGATGCCTTCTAAGGGTGGACTCCAAAAAGCTTTCTCTACATGCTCCTCTCACCTGACTGCCATCAGCATCTTCCATGGGATCATACTCCTTCTCTACTGTGTACCTAATTCCAAAAACTCATGGCTTGTGGTCAAAGTGGCAACTGTGCTTTTCACTGTCATGATCCCCATGCTTAACCCCCTCATCTACAGCCTTAGGAATAAAGATGTGAAGGGGACAATCAGCAGACTCATGCGCTTAAAACTTCAAGCTCATACAACATAA
- the Or5d14 gene encoding olfactory receptor Olr607, producing the protein MVPMERNVSVEIIFVLVGFTDYPELQIPLFLVFLFMYIITVVGNLGMIVLINIDPKFHTPMYFFLSHLSFVDFCYPTIIMPKLLENLILADKTILYFSCMLQYFLSCVAVVAESYLLAVMAYDRFVAICNPLLYTVAMSQRLCILLVTGSYIWSTLATLILLCYALQLKFSRFTVINHFFCEYTALIAVSSSDIHIPSLLLFCFATFNEVSTLLIILTSYVFIFVTVLKIKSASGRRKAFSTCASHLTAITIFHGTILSLYCVPNPQNSRNAVKVASVFYAVVNPLLNPLIYSLRNKDVKEVLQKVVSTSLKFPLH; encoded by the coding sequence ATGGTGCCAATGGAAAGAAATGTGAGTGTGGAGATTATCTTTGTCCTGGTGGGCTTCACAGACTACCCTGAGCTTCAGATCCCCCTCTTCCTAGTCTTTCTCTTCATGTACATCATCACTGTAGTGGGGAACCTTGGGATGATAGTGCTCATCAATATCGACCCCAAGTTCCACActcccatgtactttttccttAGCCACCTTTCCTTTGTTGATTTCTGTTATCCAACAATTATCATGCCCAAGCTGCTTGAGAACTTGATCCTGGCTGATAAAACTATACTTTATTTCAGCTGCATGCTGCAGTACTTCCTGTCCTGTGTGGCTGTGGTGGCTGAGTCCTACTTGTTAGCAGTTATGGCCTATGACCGCTTTGTGGCCATCTGTAATCCCTTGCTGTATACTGTGGCCATGTCACAGAGACTGTGCATCCTGCTTGTGACTGGATCATATATCTGGAGCACATTGGCCACCTTGATTCTCCTCTGCTATGCTCTGCAGCTAAAGTTCTCAAGATTTACTGTGATCAACCACTTCTTCTGTGAATATACTGCCCTCATTGCTGTCTCTAGTTCTGATATACACATCCCCAGCCTGCTACTCTTTTGTTTTGCAACCTTTAATGAAGTGAGTACCCTACTGATCATTCTCACTTCTTACGTGTTcatttttgtgactgtgttaaAAATCAAATCTGCTAGTGGACGTCGCAAAGCCTTCTCTACCTGTGCCTCCCACCTGACTGCCATCACCATTTTTCATGGAACCATACTTTCTCTGTACTGTGTACCTAACCCACAAAATTCTAGGAATGCAGTCAAAGTGGCCTCTGTCTTTTACGCAGTTGTCAACCCCTTGCTTAACCCTCTTATCTACAGTCTGAGAAACAAGGATGTGAAAGAGGTTTTACAGAAAGTAGTGAGCACTTCATTGAAATTCCCACTTCACTGA
- the Or5d37 gene encoding olfactory receptor Olr608, whose translation MNSVVPSTRSQWWNEGNQSMVSSFILLAFSEFPNLQLPLFLVFLIMYTVTVLENLGMIFVIRINPKLHTPMYFFLSHLSFVDFCYTSVIAPKLLDLLLVEDKSISFEGCMVQYFLGCTFVITEMFMLAVMAYDRLVAVCNPLLYTAAMSQELCSILVVVTYIWAGIFSSTLTYILLQLSYCGPNVINHFCCEYSALLSVSCSDISFSQTACLVISMFNEACCLLIIITSYVFIGVTIIKIPTKGAFQKALSTCASHLTAIGVCHGIVLLLYCVLKSKSSLFLVKVATVFHSMVIPMLNPLIYSLRNTDVKETVRKLVYLKCIFHSI comes from the coding sequence ATGAATTCTGTGGTTCCTTCTACCAGAAGCCAATGGTGGAATGAGGGAAATCAAAGCATGgtgtcttcttttattttgttggctTTTTCAGAATTTCCAAACCTCCAATTGCCCCTGTTCCTGGTATTCTTGATCATGTACACAGTTACTGTGTTGGAAAATCTTGGTATGATTTTTGTCATCAGAATAAATCCCAAACTCCACACTCCTATGTACTTTTTTCTCAGCCACTTATCCTTTGTTGATTTTTGCTACACATCTGTAATTGCACCAAAGCTGTTAGACCTCTTGCTTGTGGAAGACAAATCAATCTCCTTTGAAGGGTGCATGGTGCAATACTTTCTTGGGTGTACATTTGTGATTACAGAGATGTTCATGTTGGCAGTGATGGCCTATGACAGGCTAGTGGCTGTTTGTAATCCTCTGCTTTACACTGCTGCCATGTCTCAGGAGCTCTGCTCAATCCTGGTAGTAGTTACTTACATATGGGCTGGAATATTTTCCTCAACTCTCACATACATTCTTTTgcagctctcttactgtggacctAATGTCATCAATCACTTTTGCTGTGAGTACTCTGCCCTCCTTTCTGTATCCTGCTCAGATATCTCCTTCAGCCAAACAGCATGTCTAGTCATTTCTATGTTTAATGAGGCTTGTTGCCTCCTGATCATCATCACCTCCTATGTTTTCATAGGTGTCACTATCATCAAAATTCCCACAAAGGGGGCCTTCCAAAAAGCATTATCCACCTGTGCCTCACATCTTACAGCTATTGGTGTCTGTCATGGGATCGTTCTTCTACTGTATTGTGTGCTCAAATCCAAAAGCTCATTGTTTCTTGTAAAAGTCGCCACTGTATTCCACAGCATGGTCATCCCTATGCTGAATCCCCTCATCTACAGCCTCAGAAATACAGATGTTAAAGAGACTGTCAGAAAGTTAGTCTACctgaaatgtatttttcattcaatataa